The following is a genomic window from Rhinatrema bivittatum chromosome 12, aRhiBiv1.1, whole genome shotgun sequence.
CATGTGTGTAGGTGCCATTGTGTTTGTTCAGAGAAGCCTCACTTCCTGTTCTCACTAAGCCAGGAAGCTGGCTACTTTCCATTTCCAAAGATAAAGTTTGTTTCTCCTCATTCTCTGTCTCCCTGTGGTAGAAATAGTTGAAGTTGGATACGATGACCGGAACTGGGAGAGCGATAGTTAAAACCCCGGCAATAGCACAGAGAGTACCCACAATCTTCCCCCCCACGGTGATGGGGCACATGTCACCGTAGCCGATTGTTGTCATAGTAACAACCGCCCACCAGAAGCCATCTGGGATGCTGGTAAACTGggacttcggctcgtccacttCCGCAAAGTACACGGCACTAGAGAACAGGATAACGCCAATgaacaggaaaaaaatcagcaagcCTAACTCTCTCATGCTGGCCTTCAAGGTTTGTCCCAAAATCTGCAGTCCTTTGGAGTGTCTGGACAACTTGAAAATTCGGAAAACCCTCACCAGTCGAATGATCCTCAGGATGGCCAGGGACATATTTTGCTGCCCACTGGGCTCCGTCTCCTGCATGAGCTCTGTGATGAGGGTGACAAAATATGGAATGACGGACACAATGTCGATTATGTTCAGAAGGTTCCGGAAGAACTCAGACTTGCTGGGGCAGACGACGAACCTGATAGACAgttcaaaacaaaaccaaataatACATGCAGTCTCTATCACAAAGAAGGGATCTGTGAAGGTACTTGGGGCCTTTGCCTTTCTCGTAAAGTTGTTCCTCTCTGTGGGCAGTTGGAAATCTTTTTCTTCTCGGAATTCTGGCAGAGTCTCAATGCAGAAAATGAGTATAGAGATGACAATGACCAAGACTGAGACTAGCGCCATACCTCTTGCAGCATTTGAGCTTTCAGGGTACTCAAAGAGAAGCCAAAACTGTTCATAATACTCATTTGTGGGCAACGGTATCTTTGGTTCCTTGATGAATCCTTCATCTTCCCTGAACTGATCCATAGCTTCCTTTCCTAGTTGATAGAAGATCATCTCATCTGCAAAAACATCAATGGGTACATTGGCTGGGCGCCTGATCTTCCCGCCCGACTGGTAATAGTACAAAATCCCATCAAAACTTGGTCTGTTCCTGTCAAAGAAATATTCATTCCTCATGGAATCAAAATATGCCATCCTTTTGTGAGGATCTCCTAGCAAAGTCTCT
Proteins encoded in this region:
- the KCNA10 gene encoding potassium voltage-gated channel subfamily A member 10; translation: MEASHITFENSAGKAEDPAYSSLPTTDNQSGKGHGNHVSLLSTWKRLVNENSNNETTLSSISKECHETLGIGSVEMEEGDQRVIINIAGLRYETQLKTLNEFPETLLGDPHKRMAYFDSMRNEYFFDRNRPSFDGILYYYQSGGKIRRPANVPIDVFADEMIFYQLGKEAMDQFREDEGFIKEPKIPLPTNEYYEQFWLLFEYPESSNAARGMALVSVLVIVISILIFCIETLPEFREEKDFQLPTERNNFTRKAKAPSTFTDPFFVIETACIIWFCFELSIRFVVCPSKSEFFRNLLNIIDIVSVIPYFVTLITELMQETEPSGQQNMSLAILRIIRLVRVFRIFKLSRHSKGLQILGQTLKASMRELGLLIFFLFIGVILFSSAVYFAEVDEPKSQFTSIPDGFWWAVVTMTTIGYGDMCPITVGGKIVGTLCAIAGVLTIALPVPVIVSNFNYFYHRETENEEKQTLSLEMESSQLPGLVRTGSEASLNKHNGTYTHDKAKNGKS